From Aegilops tauschii subsp. strangulata cultivar AL8/78 chromosome 5, Aet v6.0, whole genome shotgun sequence:
TGAAAGTGAAATATCCACCCATAGCATGTTCACCCACGGCATTCGCGCCTGCAATTTTTGCAGCTACAGCACTGCTCAGCACCTCCAGCATTCCTGACTGGAAAAGGAGCTAGCCCTTCTGGACCAGATGCTGATTAGCGTTAGCTATATGATGCCCCAGCGCGGCCAGGTTTTGCCCCCTGGCTAGTCCTAGCAACATTTGTGGCTAGCTTGAAGCTAGACGGCATCAACTGTCGTGACCCCTGGCCCTGTTGGCCTTGAGTCACGACCGTACGGCAGGGAGTGCGAGTGAGTTGAGGCCCTAGCCCTCCTGGCCGGAGCTTCTTGGCGGAGCAAGCGCCATGTCTTGGCCCTGGCCCTCCTGGCCGAAGCATCTTGGATTTTTGTTGCTGGAGCCGAAGACCAGGGGCTCACCACTCCGGAGGAAACCCCCAAAGTGGGAAGCTCTCTTGCATCTCTGCACCACATTCAACCTCAAGTATACAACCTATGAGACCGAACCAGGTTGAATTTCTGCATCATCCACGTGCTCTGTTTTGCAACACTTGAGGTTGGCTTGCTGGAAACTATCGATTCGGCAGTTTCTAGTGGGTCTGCCTTTAAAGTCCGTATGATGCAGGTCAAATAATGAATGAACGAAAACAGTTCAATTTCTTTTCGCGTGGGTCCGGTTGGGCTTTCGAAAACGTCCGGTCAAAATATGGCTTTTAAATTAAATTAAGTTGAGAATTAGTAGATGATAGGAGCAACCAAATACGGCCGAAGTGAGCGGCGGAAGTTTGGGGCACTGCCAACGCCGCGTGGAGACACGGTTCACCGCTGACTGACATGGACATGTTTGACCTCGGAGCACGCATGCGCGCTTCGACCTTGAGCGTGTGCCGCATCCCATCTGCCAGCTAGGCTCCACCACGTCATGTTTCAGTCCACGTCGCTAGCGCGGCGAGCCGTGGAGAATCCGCGTGCCTGTGCGCGATGTGATCGAATCTTGTCGCACGAGATTCTTGCCAAATTTGATTGGCAATAATGAAGACGCGACGAGATAAATGATTGGGTCTTATCAGTACCAGAGTATGCGTACCGTAAGTACATCATGCGTTAAACCTAAGCTCTTGACCGCAGATTCGACGTCTAATAACCGTACAGGTTCAAAGGAAGAAACTATTAGTCTATGAGCAATCAACAAGGTGTTCCATGAGGTAGAAAGAAATCGAAATCAGCTACCATGACGGTCATCTAAAGTACACCATCACAGCTTGGCGACTATGTTATGTTTTGCCGTCATTTCGATGCCAGCGTGTCAACAAAAACTCAAAACAGTCGCACTGCAAAAGCAAGGAAGCTAGAATTCTCAACAGTAATGTTCACACGGGGCGCCAGAGCCAAAGCCTctatatatacacctcccctcctccctcccaTTTCCCCACACAGGCGCACGCCTCCTGGCCAAGAACACACCACTTCCCAGTCGTCAACTAGCTGCTAGCTAAAGCTTGCGCTGAGCTTAGGTAGCACCTCACACGCGCCTAACTCGATCAGTTCTCTCTACGAGAAGTCAAGCTAGCTGAGGATTGTCGAGTACGTAGTAGCACAATTTAAGTGATGGCGGTAGGCAACGGCGGCGCCAAGAAAGTGGTGGCGCCCATGGAGGTGTCCGTGGAGGCCGGGAACGCCGGGGACGCGGCGTGGATGGACGACGACGGCCGGCCCCGCCGCTCCGGCACGTTCTGGACGGCGAGTGCGCACATCATCACCGCCGTCATCGGCTCCGGCGTGCTCTCGCTGGCCTGGGCCATCGCGCAGCTCGGTTGGGTGGCTGGCCCAGCTGTCATGCTCCTCTTCGCCGCCGTCATCTACTACACCTCCACCCTGCTCGCCGAGTGCTACCGCACGGGTGATCCGGCCACCGGGAAGCGCAACTACACCTACATGGACGCCGTCCGCTCCAACCTCGGCGGTCCCAAGGTCATCTTCTGCGGTGTCATCCAGTACGCCAATCTCGTCGGCGTCGCCATTGGCTACACCATCGCCTCCTCCATCAGCATGCGGGCCATCAGGAGGGCCGACTGTTTCCACGCCAACGGACACGCGGACCCGTGCAAGAGCTCCAGCAACCCATACATGATCCTCTTCGGCCTCGTGCAGATCGTCTTCTCGCAGATCCCCGACTTCGATCAGATATGGTGGCTGTCCATCGTCGCCGCAGTCATGTCCTTCACCTACTCCGGCATTGGACTCTCCCTCGGCATCACCCAGACCATATGTATGTCGTCGGAACTCCAAACATACCCTTTTTTTTCTTATTAGTACGTATATAAGTTATCCTATACAGTACTTAAGACGATGAAATTGCAGCCAATGGTGGAATCAAGGGCAGCCTCACCGGCATCAGCATCGGCGTCGGTATCACGGCCACACAGAAGGTGTGGCGCAGCCTGCAGGCATTTGGCGACATCGCCTTCGCCTACTCCTTCTCCAACATCCTCATAGAAATCCAAGTACGTAAAAGCCATGACCGAGCTGTGCTCTGCTCAGTGAGTGTAATTCGTCGTTTTGCTCTGTTTTTCCTGTCGCTGACTGGCATAGGGGTGTTTCTCAGGACACGATCAGGGCGCCGCCGCCGTCTGAGGCGAAGGTGATGAAGCAGGCGACGCGGCTGAGCGTGGCGACGACGACGGTGTTCTACATGCTGTGCGGGTGCATGGGGTACGCGGCGTTCGGTGACGCAGCCCCCGACAACCTCCTCACCGGGTTCGGATTCTACGAGCCCTTCTGGCTGCTGGACATCGCCAACGTGGCCATCGTCGTGCACCTCGTCGGCGCCTACCAGGTCTTCTGCCAGCCCATCTTCGCCTTCGTCGAGCGCTGGGCCGCGTCCACATGGCCAGACAGCGTCTTCATCTCCCGCGAGTTCCGGGTGGGGCCATTCGCGCTCAGCGTGTTCCGGCTGACGTGGCGGTCGGCCTTCGTCTGCCTCACCACCGTCTTCGCCATGCTGCTCCCGTTCTTCGGCAACGTGGTGGGACTCCTCGGCGCCGTCTCCTTCTGGCCGCTCACCGTCTACTTCCCCGTCGAGATGTACATCAGGCAGCGCGGCGTGCCCGGCCGGAGCATGCAGGGGATCTGCCTTAGGATGCTCAGCGTCGGATGCCTCATCGTTTCCATCGCCGCCGCGGCGGGCTCCATCGCCAACGTCATCGAAGCTCTCAAAGTGTACAAGCCGTTCAGCGGCTGATTTGCCGCACGTGCACCAACTTAGTTATAACCGCATGCTATACATACATACTACACGTTCGCCGAGAGGCCCCTGTTGAACCTAGTTATTGCACCTAACGGATTAGGCGGCCTTTGGTTGCATACCTCGGAAAATGAGGGGCCTAAGCAGAACGGCAGGAGGTGCTCTTTGTAATGAAGACTAAGAGCGTAGGGTGCCTTATGCAAAATAGCTCCTTTTTTGTCAAGGGGACCTAATTTTTGTTGTACAATCTGGTGTACCAGAGGAAAAAAACATCCAGTATATACACATGAAGACAAGATAAAACTTTCAGATTTGCTAAATCTTAGTCGAGTGAGACTTAGGCATATCTTGTTTAATGCTATATTCATGAGATCTTATGTGAATGTCTTAATGATTGAGACCTAGCCCCACCCAAGAAAAATATCCTTGTGCCTCAGTTCTCTTGACATCTATATATAGGGTCCTTATATATATTGTTAGGAATACCTATAGTCTTCGAAATCATGATAAAGACCCATTGTTGTCTGAACCATACATGAATAATTTTGGGGTTCACTGAAATCAACGCAACATCCGTAATCTCAACTAGATGTTTTGAACCTTGATGAAATCATTAGAGAGGTGCAAGCCTATGCTCTTGAGCTTACAAAAGATGTAAAGTTATCTTACTTTAACTTGTGCCCCAC
This genomic window contains:
- the LOC109782961 gene encoding amino acid permease 3; translation: MAVGNGGAKKVVAPMEVSVEAGNAGDAAWMDDDGRPRRSGTFWTASAHIITAVIGSGVLSLAWAIAQLGWVAGPAVMLLFAAVIYYTSTLLAECYRTGDPATGKRNYTYMDAVRSNLGGPKVIFCGVIQYANLVGVAIGYTIASSISMRAIRRADCFHANGHADPCKSSSNPYMILFGLVQIVFSQIPDFDQIWWLSIVAAVMSFTYSGIGLSLGITQTISNGGIKGSLTGISIGVGITATQKVWRSLQAFGDIAFAYSFSNILIEIQDTIRAPPPSEAKVMKQATRLSVATTTVFYMLCGCMGYAAFGDAAPDNLLTGFGFYEPFWLLDIANVAIVVHLVGAYQVFCQPIFAFVERWAASTWPDSVFISREFRVGPFALSVFRLTWRSAFVCLTTVFAMLLPFFGNVVGLLGAVSFWPLTVYFPVEMYIRQRGVPGRSMQGICLRMLSVGCLIVSIAAAAGSIANVIEALKVYKPFSG